In the Telopea speciosissima isolate NSW1024214 ecotype Mountain lineage chromosome 6, Tspe_v1, whole genome shotgun sequence genome, GCCATGAATCCTTTTCCGACAACACCTGAGaatcataaaattaaactaagtaCAACagctagcttttaaggatgagttctacccggccaagtcccaacaagtggtatcagagctttgaTAGAACACATTAAATCAAGCCTTTTAACCTATCCTATACACTTAGAGTAGggcccattaggcacataatattttACTTACCAACTGTTGCGGATCCGAAGGTGGTGGAACCTCCACCTACACTTCTGCTACCGGTGATGATTGTGTATTTGAGCCCATCTCCAACGAGCAAAATGTTGGTCAAGCTGCTTCCAATGTCAAGGTTCTCCCTGTAAACACCTTTCTTAACATAAATGACAAACCTCTTACTTCCTCTATTTGTCTTCGCTGCAGCATTAAGTGCAGCTTGTATGGTGCGATACCTTCCGGACCCATCTTGTGCTACAACGAGGTTAGCCTTTACAGACGTAGATCTTGAGGATAAAAGCTTCCGATCACCGGGAGATACCCAAGTTGGGAACTTATCATTTTCATAAGTTTGCTCTTGAGGTTCTTCAACTTTGTTAACAGACAAAGAGTTTGAAATCATCTTAGAAGCGTCGTTAGACATGAGAGGAAGAAGGTAGTCAGAGACATTAAGATCAAAGAAACCATCTCGGCAAGTGTCGAGGTTGGTGATGGCTGTGCTTAACCATGTTTGTTTATCGGAGTCGGTGCAGTTGTTGTAAGGGTTAATGGTGCTGTTGAGTTGATGAACGCTGTGTTTGTGAAGCTCCACACAGTCAGCCCACGCAGCTTTCTCCTTCTCATTCCGACATTTTGATCCGAGGGATTCTATGAGGGTCTGTGCACGTAGGGTATGCTCCATGGCAGCTTGTATAGTCATTTTCTTGAAATCTGAATGGACTTTGGGGTTGTAAGAGTGAAGGCCATGGGTGGTCATGGAGGTTTTGCAGGCTTCAGGGTATGGGGTTTTGCCGCAGAACAAGTCTATGTCGGCGTTGATGGAGGAAAGAGTAGAGCAGAAAAAGATGAATGTGAGGAATATAGTGAGTGTTGTGGTTCTCATGGTCGCCATTGATGGGCTTACTTAGGTCTTTAAGGACACTGTGTCTTTCGAATTGGGAGAGGAGGGagacctatatatatatacatgataGGAACCACATGACAGGTTGGCCGATGGGATCGCCAGAAGAAGACTGAAGAATACCtaatgcaaaaaaaattaataagaagaagaagaaaaagagagttgaTGCGCAGTTCTGTTTTACCTTGTAGAACTTCCATGGAACTTTCGGAAAAGTCTTAAAAGGTTTTTTTAAGCTTAAAAGTTTTACTGTAATAGAGTGAGACTaacgagaatggatcatctacaCGTATCAATATACATCTTcgat is a window encoding:
- the LOC122665050 gene encoding pectinesterase 2-like, which translates into the protein MATMRTTTLTIFLTFIFFCSTLSSINADIDLFCGKTPYPEACKTSMTTHGLHSYNPKVHSDFKKMTIQAAMEHTLRAQTLIESLGSKCRNEKEKAAWADCVELHKHSVHQLNSTINPYNNCTDSDKQTWLSTAITNLDTCRDGFFDLNVSDYLLPLMSNDASKMISNSLSVNKVEEPQEQTYENDKFPTWVSPGDRKLLSSRSTSVKANLVVAQDGSGRYRTIQAALNAAAKTNRGSKRFVIYVKKGVYRENLDIGSSLTNILLVGDGLKYTIITGSRSVGGGSTTFGSATVGVVGKGFMARGITIRNTAGPQNNQAVALRSGADKSVFYQCSIEGYQDTLYVHSQRQFYRECYIIGSVDFIFGNAAVVLQNCMIYARRPITGQEITVTAQGRTDPNQNTGISIHNSRVMAGSDLARIQSSVRAYLGRPWKEYSRTVYMQTYLGSLIDPAGWLEWNGNFALNTLYYGEYKNSGPGSSTARRVRWGGYHVITQASVALQFTVGRFISGNSWLPATSVPYTSGL